In Betta splendens chromosome 1, fBetSpl5.4, whole genome shotgun sequence, the genomic stretch tgtaaatgtaaatctaaatgttaaatgttaaatctaaatgttaaatctaaatgtaaatgctaaatgtaaatgtcaaatgatcaaactgaatatttaagtaggctccaccccctattatcctagatcagtgacgcggactcaaacacgtcaaacagtacgcatagctccgcccacatctgactctggatcggtggacgacaatactggagagaagcctgaagtcgaagccatcatggccgccagctccgactccctccagttgggggagattgaacgggctgtaacggcaggtgtgcgggctgaggctccgcttcaaactgctgttctgtcataAACACCATTattgaggagtcaagtaggtttaaaaagaatatttctgtggcgccggtggagaattagttggctaactatactagctagccgaagttacgtccagactaaaaacaaaagtttccagatcacatgtgggcggggtttgcgcgcactgtttgaggtgattgagttcgcgtgtctgatctgagacctatgagggtaggggtggagtctacttgcacattcatgaatattcagtttacactcggcgaacatttaacatttacacttaacatttaacctttacatttaacatttaacgtttaacatttacatttaacatttaacatttaacatttacatttacatttacatttaaaatttacatttaacatttaacatttacatttaacatttacgtttaacatttaacatttacatttagacttttgcacatttaactaaatgtgagaaaacatgttgtgtcatttagttaaatgtgagaaaactagttataggtgctccttttacattcggcaccccatacagaTCGGCCAAACAATGTAGCGGGATCATCTGCAGTCAATGATCGCCAAGTGGGCGTGTAATCATGAATCATATGAGTCAGGGGCGTGTCTTGTGTCTTCCACCGAACCCCAAAGACTGACTCACCtgacagctggaaagaaatgttactatagcagatgtttatctgacaacgctgttgccagattcaagcagatgattccatcatcttttgcctcaatgtcttgtagatacacagagaactgtcaccttaatccttatgaacaggttgactgtcttgtagatgatgctgcagcttctctacgtacaatgtaagacacagtggctcctctgaagaagaagacagtgaatcagaggaggttagctccgtggtataactcagacatccgcagcctaaagcaaaggactagacaactagaaagacagtggtgttccaacaaaataaatgtaaactgcattgcatggaaggacagtctaatgaaatataaaaaagcactttgtgctgctagaaaaacatattattcctccctaattgaggaaacaaaaacaaccccaggtttcttttcagcactgtagccaggctgacaaagagtcatagctgtattgagtctactatccccttaaatctcagcagcaatgactttatgaactactttactaataaaattatcatcattagaaaaaacattcagcagcgacttcttccaaatgacagaaagcactgtctagatccatcaactttaaatataccaaatcctctgtcttacctggacagcttcctccccataactcatatggagttaacctcaataattaactcttccaagtcgtccacttgtcttttagatccaatcccaaccagattactcaaagaagttctacctttaatcagctcatccatattaaatcaaatcaaccaatctttacaactaggctatgtaccacaggcttttaaggtggctgtggtcaaacctctattgaaaaaaccaacccttgaccctggacaactagccaactataggcccatttcaaatttaccctttatttccaagattctggaaaaaaatcgtggctaaacaattatctgaccaccttagtgggaataacctgtatgaagattttcagtcaggatttagaaaacatcatagcacagaaacagctctggttagagtcactaatgatcttctattagcttcggacaatggtctagtttctgtccttgtcctgttagatcttagtgctgcatttgatacaattgatcataacattctattacagacactagaacatagaatcgggattaatggaacagcattgggatggtttaaatcctatttgttgaacagattccagtttgttcatgttaatgataaattcttcacacgcacaaggattagctatggagttccacagggttctgtgctgggtccaattgtgtttagcctatacatgtctcctctaggtgagattattagaaagcattctattaattttcatttttacgcagatgatactcagctatatatgtccttggaaccaaatgaaacaaatcaactagtcaaaattcagggttgtttaaaagacatcaaatcctggatgtcccaaaacttccttcaactaaactcagataaaaccgagattcttattgttcggcctaaaaatctgagagagacactattgagtcagatagccaccctggatggcataacattagcttcagattctactgtgaggaaccttggtgtcatgtttgaccaggatctctcttttacatcgtacattaaacaaatctcaagaaccgcctacttccaccttagaaatatagttaaaatcagaagcatcctctctcagagcgatgcagagaaactgatccatgcatttgttacctctaggctggactactgtaactccttactcataggatgtcctaacagctccttaaaaagcctacagctcattcaaaatgctgcagccagagttctgacaggacttagaaagagagatcacatttctcctacattagcttctctgcactggctgcctgtaaaatgtaggatagaatttaaaattctcctactcacatacaaagtactcaatgataaagctccttcttatcttaaagaccttatcgttccttatgctcccagcagaacacttcgttctcagagcgctgggctacttgtggttcctagagtgtttaaatgtagaacagggggcagagcttttagctaccaagctcctctcctctggaaccagctccctcttcaggttcgagaagctgacacactctccacctttaagattaggcttaaaaccttcctttttgataaagcttatagttagagatggttcaggtcactggcaattattgttagtcacaggaaccatctcttagttaagctgcaatagacatagactgctgggggacttaatttatacactgagctcctctgtttccttctacctcctctgtcccataacctcccatcactgtcccatgtttaactaaccttgtctctttttgtccagtagttgtgctactggacggtcgaggcagatggccgcccacctccagtctggttctgctggaggtttcttctttcttcttgctgttgctgtgcttttctatctctctatcctctcaccccaaccggtcgaggcagatggccgcccacatccagtctggttctgctggaggtttcttcctcgttagagagggagtttttcctctccactgttgctgtcaaattaaatgcttgctgtatgtgggatttgttgggtttagttgtgtgaggttttaaaccttactttgtaaagtgccttgtaataactttgttgtgatttcaattcaataaaattgaattgaattgaataaccTAGGTTCAGAAACACTGCATCATAGACTGAAAACCTTTTCTAGAGAGGGGTACGCTGCTACTTAGGATGCTAGGTGTCTTTGTTCACACACTGACCTCAATTTTTTTATCTATTCTATCCACCAACCTGCTTATAGCTTATAGCTGTTGGGATTCTGCCTCTGTTTTTTATTGTCCAGGTATCTTTAGAATTATAACTTTGTGTCTCTATTGTCCAGTCTGTGGTCCAACCATTCTTATTGTGtccagtttttgttgttgtggttttttctcttttctatcATCTCACCCCAAGATTTCGAGGCCGACAGCTGCCGCCCAAattgagcctggttctgctggcagATTGtttctctgtagagagtttttGTTTCAATCTGTATTTATTGCAGGGTTTAGGTTTTCCGGagtttccccattgtgggactagtacatgttttcttattcttattcttagtATATGTAGCACAAAGGTATAACAGAATGGGTCCATAATGAAGATTGTTGATAGATGCTGATTCTGAACTGACCTAGGTAATTAACAGTATACACAGGTTAAATAAAGCCACGGGGATACACACTGGACTATATGTTGCTCTCTAGTTACTAACAAAGATATTACAAACTGGATAATGTGTAGATGTGCAAAGTGCTCATCTCTTATTGACATTACGGTAAACTTCATTAAGGTAGATGTCTTCAGTTGTATTGAAGTTTTCATACATCAAGTCCTGctgggctccacctgcatcatAATGGGAGCAGCTGTTCTGCTGTTTGGACTTCCTCTGTTTAGAGGACCCGACCACGTCTTGATTTTCATAAATCTAAAAGGAATAAAGGATAATGAGTCAACCACCGTTTTTAATGACATAAATCTAAATGAAGCTGAGCTGCTAACATGACTTTATGTGTTTGACATATGATTTTCTTACATCAGATTCACTGATCACTTCATCCTCATCTCCagccttgtgttgttgttggccTAATTCCCAGTTGGCTCCAGTTGCTGGAAACAGCAAATTAAAGGTTTGTTTGCTACATATATTCGGTTtgagcattgttttgtttctccttATACATTTTTACCTTTTCCtttgtgacatttgtgtttaCACACCATGACTATCACAAATATCagaacaaacaccagcacagcagGTACAATGAAAACCACAACGTTAAAGGCAGCAAcatctgaaagagagagagtaaaaTCATCCTTCCTGTTAACAGACGTTAGCAGCAGACTCCTCATATATCTGCTCTCTGACgcctgcttcaccttcacacagaagcagaaggaaacCACTTATCAGACCTGGGGCATCACTGCATTTGGTGGATTTGTGATGCGTTTGAAATAATACGAAATACTAGGATACAATTCTTCCAGTTTATTACATGGTTGCAGCTCAGATCAGAAATTGAGctcagataaaaccaaaatATTGATGGGATTTTACCTACTGACAGTTGGATGTTGGTGTAGTTTCCAAAGCTCCAGTGTGAGTCTGAGCCACACCAGTACGTCCCAGAATCACCTGCTTCCAGCTCTGAGACCATCACCAAGAAAGAGCTGGTAGAAACAATATCCAGCAGAGTGAACCTGGTATCAGTCATCATGTCTGTGCAGTTCCTGTGGTGGTCTCCCTTACAGAggaacttcctgtttgtcccaTGTTGTGGTGGATAGGGACACTGCACAGTTAATGGATGTCCCACAGAGCCTCTTAGTTTGTTTGACTTCACACAGCaccactctgtcagacacaaggAGGTTGGAGAAAAAGTACATAATAACACTTCAGGTCACAGTTGCTTTGAAAAACTGGAGATAAAcgaatgaaaacaaatgatgtgACAACAGTGACCTCTCACCTTTGACTTCCAGAtcaacagcagagaaaacatcaaggcctgtgtttgtgtggactccACAAAGATACGACCCAGAATCCTGTTGGGTCAGACTGGTGATGTTCACTGTGAATGTTGACAGcttgtcatcagtcagtgtgaagcGTGTGTCTTGTTTCTTGGTGGAGGAGACTActgcctgctgcagacatgtggaCGTACGGTTTTCTCTGCACATGTACTTCAGGTTGTTCTGGTACCGAGACTCATATGGACAAACAATGAACACAGAACCTCCCTCATAACTTTGGACTTTGGTGGAACTGTCACAGCAAGTGTCTATCAAAGAATTTTAGAAGAACAGAAGTACAGTAttaattgatttgatttgatttgatttaattgatttcttgaagcaacaacattttAATTGTAAATCAGTAGAACTCAGGAGCAACCTCAATTTTTCAGGGCCAAGGGCAGGAACCACTACTGaatgttttaatgtaaaaaaatgaatgtctGTGGGTATGTTTTACAATGCCAAGACTCATTCTGCTACAGCAGTGTAGCTTCACTAACAAAGTGTGTCTACTTCACTTGTCTGCATTCAGTTTGGGAATTTAACAATTGGGCAGAAGTGGTTTCAGAGACATGATTTAATTCTGTcgacacatcaacacactaCCTAAGGTTATCTAGCTGTGACGTCATTCAATCTGATTTCAGTATTCATTTCATGTATATATCACCAGTTGTCCTCATATATGACAATTAACAGTTGtatgaatattaataaaatattgaaattttaaaatgatgcctcaatggtctttttctttaCCTTTTACCACTTCCAGACTGACTTCAGCAGGGTAGTAATCTGCTAGTATTCCACTTATTGTCACTCCGCACCAGTATTTTCCTGCATCACGATACTGAAGATTAGAGATGGTGGTTGTGAAAACCTTCTTGTTTATATCGTCGCTGATAGTGAATCTGTTCTTCTTTGCTTCTGTCGTTGTGATGAGAACATCATTACTGCCACAGCCGTTTCTGCACAGGTACTTCTCATAATCCTCATATCCTGCATCATAAGAGCAGgagactttggcttctctcccTTCATATCCAAACACATGGATCAACGGTCTTGTGCTGGTCACAAAACAGGGAGaagctacaaaaataaaacagcaggagtTGTTACAACTGAGAATTCTGACAAAGTGTCCTTAtatattgtgtttatttgctttactTGTAATTTAAACTTACcaatgaggaagaagagcagcatTTGAAGGCGCTGCATCGTCAGGTTCTTGGAGGAAATAGAACATTCACCAGACTGTTTTCTAACACAGAAATGTTCCACCCACAACCTCTGTCAaacttttcactttcacttctgcattttaatttgttttactttttgttctgataaaatgtacttgtttttgttgtgaggTGGTACAGAGAAACCATCATAACTCCAGCTGACT encodes the following:
- the LOC114860214 gene encoding polymeric immunoglobulin receptor-like: MQRLQMLLFFLIASPCFVTSTRPLIHVFGYEGREAKVSCSYDAGYEDYEKYLCRNGCGSNDVLITTTEAKKNRFTISDDINKKVFTTTISNLQYRDAGKYWCGVTISGILADYYPAEVSLEVVKDTCCDSSTKVQSYEGGSVFIVCPYESRYQNNLKYMCRENRTSTCLQQAVVSSTKKQDTRFTLTDDKLSTFTVNITSLTQQDSGSYLCGVHTNTGLDVFSAVDLEVKEWCCVKSNKLRGSVGHPLTVQCPYPPQHGTNRKFLCKGDHHRNCTDMMTDTRFTLLDIVSTSSFLVMVSELEAGDSGTYWCGSDSHWSFGNYTNIQLSVDVAAFNVVVFIVPAVLVFVLIFVIVMVCKHKCHKGKATGANWELGQQQHKAGDEDEVISESDIYENQDVVGSSKQRKSKQQNSCSHYDAGGAQQDLMYENFNTTEDIYLNEVYRNVNKR